From one Nilaparvata lugens isolate BPH chromosome 2, ASM1435652v1, whole genome shotgun sequence genomic stretch:
- the LOC111050883 gene encoding septin-7 isoform X27 yields MQRSALQSKRELFFKNELPSAGGGGGGGAVPPVPAANPPPPAVPSPSAIKEALAKRAAATATIAPGAGGDRISENADTAERNNVTKGERDKIVPERKTKELDGYVGFANLPNQVYRKAVKKGFDFTLMVVGESGLGKSTLINSMFLADVYSAEHPGPSHRVKKTVQVETSKALLNENGVNLTLTVVDTPGFGDAVDNSNCWQPVIDYIESRYEEYLNAESRVNRKVQQPDSRVHCCLYFVAPSGHGLKPLDVEFMHRLHDKVNIIPIIAKADTMTPDEIGHFKKQILNEIAQHKIKIYEFPETVDEEEAKLHKTLRERVPFAVVGSNTTVEVDGKQVRGRKYPWGVAEVENLEHNDFIALRDMLISTHLQDLKDVTNNVHYENYRCRTLAGLGADGKPVRISNNLCPQGVLNNTFMTVWNPLAQMEEEKRDHDAKMKKMETEMEQVFEMKVREKKQKLKDSEAELQKRHEQMRKSLEVQQKELEEKRKALEAEIAAWEQTSGVSMEELRRRSLEREFGGSGAGGKSVTRRHSFQHRNECKTQ; encoded by the exons TTGCAAAGCAAACGGGAGTTGTTCTTCAAGAATGAACTGCCGTCGGCaggtggtggtggaggtggAGGGGCCGTCCCCCCTGTTCCAGCTGCCAATCCCCCTCCCCCCGCCGTGCCCTCTCCCTCAGCCATTAAGGAGGCTTTGGCCAAGCGGGCGGCTGCCACTGCAACCATAGCTCCAGGTGCCGGAGGTGATAGGA TTTCAGAAAATGCCGATACAGCCGAACGAAATAATGTCACAAAAGGTGAACGCGATAAAATAGTGCCAGAAAGGAAAACGAAAGAACTAGATGGATATGTTGGTTTCGCTAATTTACCAAATCAAGTGTACAGGAAAGCTGTGAAAAAGGGCTTCGATTTCACACTTATGGTTGTAG GCGAATCGGGTCTAGGCAAGTCGACACTGATCAACTCGATGTTCCTGGCGGACGTGTACAGCGCGGAGCACCCAGGCCCGTCGCATCGGGTGAAGAAGACTGTGCAGGTGGAGACGAGCAAGGCGCTGCTCAACGAGAACGGAGTCAACCTGACGCTGACCGTCGTCGACACACCCGGCTTCGGTGACGCCGTCGACAACTCCAACTGCTGGCAGCCGGTCATCGACTACATCGAATCTAG ATACGAAGAGTACCTGAACGCAGAGTCGCGGGTGAACCGGAAGGTGCAGCAGCCGGACAGCCGCGTGCACTGCTGCCTGTATTTCGTCGCCCCGTCCGGCCACGGCCTTAAGCCACTTGACGTCGAGTTCATGCATCGGTTGCACGACAAGGTCAACATCATCCCCATCATCGCCAAGGCCGACACCATGACGCCCGACGAGATCGGACACTTCAAGAAACAG aTATTAAACGAAATCGCTCAACACAAAATTAAGATTTACGAATTTCCCGAAACAGTCGATGAGGAAGAGGCGAAACTGCACAAGACATTACGCGAGCGAGTGCCATTCGCGGTGGTGGGATCGAACACAACGGTCGAGGTGGACGGCAAACAAGTCAGGGGAAGGAAGTACCCTTGGGGAGTAGCTGAAG TTGAGAATCTCGAGCACAACGATTTTATAGCACTAAGAGACATGCTTATCAGCACACATTTACAAGACTTGAAAGATGTAACCAACAACGTGCATTACGAGAACTACAGATGTCGCACCCTCGCGGGACTAGGGGCCGATGGAAAGCCTGTCCGCATTTCAAACAA TTTATGCCCACAAGGAGTTCTCAACAACACGTTCATGACCGTTTG GAACCCATTGGCTCAaatggaagaggagaagagggacCATGATGCgaagatgaagaaaatggaAACCGAAATGGAACAGGTCTTCGAGATGAAAGTCAGAGAGAAGAAACAAAAGCTCAAGGACTCAGAAGCCGAg CTCCAGAAAAGGCACGAGCAGATGCGCAAAAGCCTTGAAGTGCAGCAGAAGGAGctggaagagaagagaaaggcGTTGGAAGCCGAGATCGCCGCCTGGGAGCAGACGTCGGGAGTCAGCATGGAGGAACTGAGACGGCGCAGCTTGGAGCGAGA
- the LOC111050883 gene encoding septin-7 isoform X25, giving the protein MSTESIEVATGSPALQSKRELFFKNELPSAGGGGGGGAVPPVPAANPPPPAVPSPSAIKEALAKRAAATATIAPGAGGDRISENADTAERNNVTKGERDKIVPERKTKELDGYVGFANLPNQVYRKAVKKGFDFTLMVVGESGLGKSTLINSMFLADVYSAEHPGPSHRVKKTVQVETSKALLNENGVNLTLTVVDTPGFGDAVDNSNCWQPVIDYIESRYEEYLNAESRVNRKVQQPDSRVHCCLYFVAPSGHGLKPLDVEFMHRLHDKVNIIPIIAKADTMTPDEIGHFKKQILNEIAQHKIKIYEFPETVDEEEAKLHKTLRERVPFAVVGSNTTVEVDGKQVRGRKYPWGVAEVENLEHNDFIALRDMLISTHLQDLKDVTNNVHYENYRCRTLAGLGADGKPVRISNNLCPQGVLNNTFMTVWNPLAQMEEEKRDHDAKMKKMETEMEQVFEMKVREKKQKLKDSEAELQKRHEQMRKSLEVQQKELEEKRKALEAEIAAWEQTSGVSMEELRRRSLEREFGGSGAGGKSVTRRHSFQHRNECKTQ; this is encoded by the exons TTGCAAAGCAAACGGGAGTTGTTCTTCAAGAATGAACTGCCGTCGGCaggtggtggtggaggtggAGGGGCCGTCCCCCCTGTTCCAGCTGCCAATCCCCCTCCCCCCGCCGTGCCCTCTCCCTCAGCCATTAAGGAGGCTTTGGCCAAGCGGGCGGCTGCCACTGCAACCATAGCTCCAGGTGCCGGAGGTGATAGGA TTTCAGAAAATGCCGATACAGCCGAACGAAATAATGTCACAAAAGGTGAACGCGATAAAATAGTGCCAGAAAGGAAAACGAAAGAACTAGATGGATATGTTGGTTTCGCTAATTTACCAAATCAAGTGTACAGGAAAGCTGTGAAAAAGGGCTTCGATTTCACACTTATGGTTGTAG GCGAATCGGGTCTAGGCAAGTCGACACTGATCAACTCGATGTTCCTGGCGGACGTGTACAGCGCGGAGCACCCAGGCCCGTCGCATCGGGTGAAGAAGACTGTGCAGGTGGAGACGAGCAAGGCGCTGCTCAACGAGAACGGAGTCAACCTGACGCTGACCGTCGTCGACACACCCGGCTTCGGTGACGCCGTCGACAACTCCAACTGCTGGCAGCCGGTCATCGACTACATCGAATCTAG ATACGAAGAGTACCTGAACGCAGAGTCGCGGGTGAACCGGAAGGTGCAGCAGCCGGACAGCCGCGTGCACTGCTGCCTGTATTTCGTCGCCCCGTCCGGCCACGGCCTTAAGCCACTTGACGTCGAGTTCATGCATCGGTTGCACGACAAGGTCAACATCATCCCCATCATCGCCAAGGCCGACACCATGACGCCCGACGAGATCGGACACTTCAAGAAACAG aTATTAAACGAAATCGCTCAACACAAAATTAAGATTTACGAATTTCCCGAAACAGTCGATGAGGAAGAGGCGAAACTGCACAAGACATTACGCGAGCGAGTGCCATTCGCGGTGGTGGGATCGAACACAACGGTCGAGGTGGACGGCAAACAAGTCAGGGGAAGGAAGTACCCTTGGGGAGTAGCTGAAG TTGAGAATCTCGAGCACAACGATTTTATAGCACTAAGAGACATGCTTATCAGCACACATTTACAAGACTTGAAAGATGTAACCAACAACGTGCATTACGAGAACTACAGATGTCGCACCCTCGCGGGACTAGGGGCCGATGGAAAGCCTGTCCGCATTTCAAACAA TTTATGCCCACAAGGAGTTCTCAACAACACGTTCATGACCGTTTG GAACCCATTGGCTCAaatggaagaggagaagagggacCATGATGCgaagatgaagaaaatggaAACCGAAATGGAACAGGTCTTCGAGATGAAAGTCAGAGAGAAGAAACAAAAGCTCAAGGACTCAGAAGCCGAg CTCCAGAAAAGGCACGAGCAGATGCGCAAAAGCCTTGAAGTGCAGCAGAAGGAGctggaagagaagagaaaggcGTTGGAAGCCGAGATCGCCGCCTGGGAGCAGACGTCGGGAGTCAGCATGGAGGAACTGAGACGGCGCAGCTTGGAGCGAGA
- the LOC111050883 gene encoding septin-7 isoform X26, with protein MSAGSAASSICCFSLQSKRELFFKNELPSAGGGGGGGAVPPVPAANPPPPAVPSPSAIKEALAKRAAATATIAPGAGGDRISENADTAERNNVTKGERDKIVPERKTKELDGYVGFANLPNQVYRKAVKKGFDFTLMVVGESGLGKSTLINSMFLADVYSAEHPGPSHRVKKTVQVETSKALLNENGVNLTLTVVDTPGFGDAVDNSNCWQPVIDYIESRYEEYLNAESRVNRKVQQPDSRVHCCLYFVAPSGHGLKPLDVEFMHRLHDKVNIIPIIAKADTMTPDEIGHFKKQILNEIAQHKIKIYEFPETVDEEEAKLHKTLRERVPFAVVGSNTTVEVDGKQVRGRKYPWGVAEVENLEHNDFIALRDMLISTHLQDLKDVTNNVHYENYRCRTLAGLGADGKPVRISNNLCPQGVLNNTFMTVWNPLAQMEEEKRDHDAKMKKMETEMEQVFEMKVREKKQKLKDSEAELQKRHEQMRKSLEVQQKELEEKRKALEAEIAAWEQTSGVSMEELRRRSLEREFGGSGAGGKSVTRRHSFQHRNECKTQ; from the exons TTGCAAAGCAAACGGGAGTTGTTCTTCAAGAATGAACTGCCGTCGGCaggtggtggtggaggtggAGGGGCCGTCCCCCCTGTTCCAGCTGCCAATCCCCCTCCCCCCGCCGTGCCCTCTCCCTCAGCCATTAAGGAGGCTTTGGCCAAGCGGGCGGCTGCCACTGCAACCATAGCTCCAGGTGCCGGAGGTGATAGGA TTTCAGAAAATGCCGATACAGCCGAACGAAATAATGTCACAAAAGGTGAACGCGATAAAATAGTGCCAGAAAGGAAAACGAAAGAACTAGATGGATATGTTGGTTTCGCTAATTTACCAAATCAAGTGTACAGGAAAGCTGTGAAAAAGGGCTTCGATTTCACACTTATGGTTGTAG GCGAATCGGGTCTAGGCAAGTCGACACTGATCAACTCGATGTTCCTGGCGGACGTGTACAGCGCGGAGCACCCAGGCCCGTCGCATCGGGTGAAGAAGACTGTGCAGGTGGAGACGAGCAAGGCGCTGCTCAACGAGAACGGAGTCAACCTGACGCTGACCGTCGTCGACACACCCGGCTTCGGTGACGCCGTCGACAACTCCAACTGCTGGCAGCCGGTCATCGACTACATCGAATCTAG ATACGAAGAGTACCTGAACGCAGAGTCGCGGGTGAACCGGAAGGTGCAGCAGCCGGACAGCCGCGTGCACTGCTGCCTGTATTTCGTCGCCCCGTCCGGCCACGGCCTTAAGCCACTTGACGTCGAGTTCATGCATCGGTTGCACGACAAGGTCAACATCATCCCCATCATCGCCAAGGCCGACACCATGACGCCCGACGAGATCGGACACTTCAAGAAACAG aTATTAAACGAAATCGCTCAACACAAAATTAAGATTTACGAATTTCCCGAAACAGTCGATGAGGAAGAGGCGAAACTGCACAAGACATTACGCGAGCGAGTGCCATTCGCGGTGGTGGGATCGAACACAACGGTCGAGGTGGACGGCAAACAAGTCAGGGGAAGGAAGTACCCTTGGGGAGTAGCTGAAG TTGAGAATCTCGAGCACAACGATTTTATAGCACTAAGAGACATGCTTATCAGCACACATTTACAAGACTTGAAAGATGTAACCAACAACGTGCATTACGAGAACTACAGATGTCGCACCCTCGCGGGACTAGGGGCCGATGGAAAGCCTGTCCGCATTTCAAACAA TTTATGCCCACAAGGAGTTCTCAACAACACGTTCATGACCGTTTG GAACCCATTGGCTCAaatggaagaggagaagagggacCATGATGCgaagatgaagaaaatggaAACCGAAATGGAACAGGTCTTCGAGATGAAAGTCAGAGAGAAGAAACAAAAGCTCAAGGACTCAGAAGCCGAg CTCCAGAAAAGGCACGAGCAGATGCGCAAAAGCCTTGAAGTGCAGCAGAAGGAGctggaagagaagagaaaggcGTTGGAAGCCGAGATCGCCGCCTGGGAGCAGACGTCGGGAGTCAGCATGGAGGAACTGAGACGGCGCAGCTTGGAGCGAGA